CGGGCACGTCGCCGAGGTGTTCCGGCGCCTGGCCGATCATTACGAGGAGCGGGTGCGCTTGCAGCGATCGTTTCTATCGAGCATCACGTGGCCGTGCATTGAGCTGGGCTTATCACTTTTGATCGTGGGGATCATGATCCTGGTGTCTGGCGCCATCGGCGCACGCAACGGCACGAAGACCGATATCCTGGGTCTGGGCCTGGTCGGCGAAGAGGGCTTCGTCGTCTACTGTCTGATCCTGGGCAGCATCGGCGGGGGTCTGTTTTTCGTGTACCAGGCGATGCGGCGCGGGCTGGCCTGGACGCAGCCGGTGCAAAAGGTGGCGCTCTCCATTCCCGCGCTCGGCGGACCGCTGCGCACGATCGCGCTGGCGAACATGGCTTGGACGATGGAGCTGACGATGGAGGCCGGTGTCGAAATCATGCGCGCCATGAAGCTCAGCCTGGCCGCCACTCGGAACGCCTTTTTCACTTGCCACACCGACCAGGTGGTTCGTTCGATTCGCGCCGGCAACGAAGTACACGAGGCGCTCACCGATACGGGCGCATTTCCCTTCGAGTTTCTGGCCTCGGTCGAGGTGGGCGAGCGCAGCGGCCGGCTGCCCGAGGCCATGAAGAGCCTGGCCCACGAGTATCACGAGCGAGCCCGAGCGGCTGTGCAAACATTGACGACGCTGGCCGGCTGGGCCGTGTGGGGCGTCGTGGCGATGGTGATCATCGCGATGATCTTCCGCGCCTTTTCCTCGTATATCAACGTGCTGAATGAAGCCACGAAGATGTGAGGGAAGAAGGAGGCAGAGGGCAGTGGGGAGAGGGAAGTAGTCAGTAGTCGGTAGACAGTAGTCAGAAAGAAAATCGCGTCGTCGTACCAACATTTAGCCGCCGGGCTTGCCTGGCGGTCCCCACTGAGTACTGATTACTGACTACCGACTACTGCCCTCACCCTTCACAGCTTTCGGCCAGTTCGCGTACGTAGGCAAGCGCTTCTTCCACGTCGCTGGTGGGGACGCCGACTTGCCGGCCGGCGCGGTCACATTGGGCCAACAGCATTAGTTCGTCGAAGCTTTCCGATTCTTCCAAACGACGCCGCGAGCGGGCTCCCAAAGTCCCATCGCGCAAGGCCGCGGCTTCGGAATGGTGCTCGATCAGCCAGGCGGTGCGCGGCGTGATGTGCCCTTCGAGCTCCGCAAGCGCTGCCGCCACGTGGTCCTGCGGATCGATGCCCTTGCCCACGTCGTGCAACAAGGCCGCCAGAAGGAACTCTTCGTCGTAGGGGAGCTCGTCGCAGGCCAGGTCGAACACTTGTAAGCTGTGATACAGCGCGTCCCCTTCCGGATGATACTGGGGTTTTTGCATTACCTTTTCCAGCGGCAAGAGCAGCGCGCGATAGACGATAAAGCGGTCGGGCGTGAACAAGTCTTCAACCGGGCCGGGCAGTGTGTATTCGATGTCCGGTGAAGTGCGGCCCGTCTCCAACTGCGAGAGTCGCGCAAAGGCCTCGACCTGTTCATGAATTTCGCGCCGGCTCGGCATTTCGTGCGGGCGCACAGGCTCGGGCGAGAGCGAGCGGGCAGCTTTCAGGCGGGCGCGGTAGAACTCGGATTCCTGGCGGCGGTACAAGAGTCGCGCAGCTTCCCACGCGATCCGCTGTCGCAATTGGTCTTTGCCCATCGGAGAGTTCTGCGTCGAGTGCCGGGACGGCTTTGGCGAGAGGGAGAAGACGCTTGAGGGCCACACCTTAAGTATACGCAGCGGGGGCCAAAAGCGGCAAATCGCTGCCCGCCGCCGGGCCGTCGACGCAACACCCGGCGCGCACGCTCCACGTCGAGGGGCTGTCGCCGGCGCGGTTGCCCGGCTACCGCCCTTCGACTTCCAATAGACGCGTCTGCTGTTTGATGGTCCGCAGCACGAAGTACAGCACGACACCCACCAGACAGATCACTTGCCAGGTGGGATCGAGCGCAACGCGCCCTTCGACGACCAGGTGCTCGCTCAGGCCGAGCGCGGCGAAGGTGAGGATCACGCCCATCATGCCCGAGTACTCGCGCTTCAGCACGTTGCGTAGCGAGAACGAGAGCGACGCCGCTTGCCAATTCTTCCAGCGCGGCAGAAAGGCCGGCGTATTGGCGGCCCATTTGACGTAGGCTTCGCCAAACTTGCGGCGCAAGAACTCTTCTTCGGCGAACATGATCCGCTCGTAGTAGATCCAGAAGATCAACGATACGATCACGACCAGCCACCACAGTTGACTGTACATCGTGACGCCTAGCCACATCAGATAGTTGCCCAAGTAGAGCGGATGGCGGACCGTCGAGTAAATGCCCGAGGTGTTCAACTCGTCGGCCCGTTGCCCGTGCGTGTTGCGACCGGAGGTTCCTTTGGGCGTGAAGCCGATGGTGAGAATGCGCACGCCCAGGCCGGCCAGCGAGACGGCGAAGCACAAGAGCGTCCACCACAGGGGCGGAACGAAACCAGTCATGCGGTTTTCCCACAGGCCAAGAGCGAGAATGGGAATCAAGGCCAGCGGCAAATAGCTACGCCAGCAGAAGAGCCAATTGCCGACCGATTCCATCTCTTCGCGGAGGGGCATCCTTGCCATCCTTATTTCGGGCCGTCGACCGTAGCGCGGTCGCGCATGTCTGAAACATCGAGAATTGAGCCAGCAGGCATGCTGGCGGCGGCAGATGATACCGATAAACCGGCTGGCGCCCCAAGGGCAGAAATCGACTAGCTAGCATCGGCGTGGACTCAGCCAAGGCCTCCTTCGCAGCAGGTTTCGCAAATCGTGTGGCAGCGCGAACAAATGAGCTTGCCGCGCTGCTCGACCAGATGCCCGCCACAGACCGGGCATGCCGGGCGCGAGGCCCGCGGCTGCGGATCACGGTCGCCCCTTTTTTCAGGCTTGGATCGACTGTCGCTAGGCTGGCTGCTCATCGAGCAAAACGCAAAGGGGCCTTGAGGCGATTCGGTGCTTGTTCCACGACAAGTATGCCTCACGCCCGGCGATTCGGCTATGGTCGGCGTTTTCGACCGCCGAGCGACTTTCATACCGTGGCGAGCGTTTGCTGTCGCCGCGCCAAATGGCGCAGTAGAATCGCGATCCGCAAGACCATGACGCCGTATCACCATAAGCGAATTCGCACGCCGGGAGAGAAAACTGATGTTTTTGCCGCGAACGATTGGAGCTTTTTTGTTGTTGTGTGCTTTGGCCGGGTCCGCAGTTGCGGCGGATAACGTGCTTTCGGACCAGGAAAAGGCCGACGGCTGGCGTCTGCTGTTCGACGGCCGCACGCCTTGGAAAACCAGCACGCTCGCGGCCAGCAACACGCCCGTTCAGGAAGGTGCGCTCAATCCGCACGGCAGCGGCGGCTACATGGTGATCCACGATCAGCCGTGGGAGAATTTTCGGCTGGCGCTCGATTTCAAACTGAGCAAAGGGTGCAACAGCGGAATCTTCATCCGCACGTTTCCGCTGGAACCGCGACCAGGAAAAGATGTTGGTTACAACGGCCTGGAAGTGGCGCTCGACGACACGCCGACGGCCGGCTACACCGATACCGGTGCCATTTACGATCTCTCGAAGCCCACCCGCAATGCCATGCGGCCGATCGGCGAGTGGAATCACATCGAAATCACCTGCGATAAGAGCGTGATCGACGTCGTGCTGAACGGCGAGCACGTCAATCATCTGGATCTCGAGCGGTTCGCGAAGCCCAACCTGCGACCCGACGGGACGCCGCACAAGTTCGACGTCGCCTACAAGGACCATCCGCGGCGCGGCTACATCGGCCTGCAAGACCACGGGTCGAACTGCTGGTTCAAGAACATCAAGCTGAAGGAGTTGGATTAACCAGGACAGCAGACGTGGACGGCTGTTCACGTCGATGCTAGCATGAGGGCGATATTCTGCTGACGGTCGTGACTTGTCGAATGGATTGCCGATGAAAGCTCGCGGTCAAACACTTCTTTTTCCTGAACTTCAGTCAGAAACTTCAGCGCGAGAGGACCGCTCTTCGACCTTTGTCGATAACATGTCGCTCCCAATTCATCGCTGGTTTCGGTACAGCGCGGGGTTTTCGGCGCGATGGGTTGAGCACACGCTTCGCGAGACCGGCGAGGCCCGCGATTTGACCGTATTCGACCCGTTTGCCGGCTCGGCGACGACTCTACTTGCGGCGGAATCCGTCGGGGCACGGAGTTGGGGGATCGATTCTCATCCATTTGTATCGCGCATAGCGCGGGCGAAACTCCTATGGCGTTCCGACGTGGATGCGTATCTGCGCAAGATTCAAGAGATCCGGCAACATGCGGATGCCCATCCAGCGCCCGAGATCCAGTATCCTCCATTGATCTACAAGTGCTATGACGAGATGACACTGCGCGAATTGAGTGCGCTGCGTCGGGCGTATGAGGCAATTCGTGATGACACGGCGGCATCGGAGCTTGCGTGGCTGACGCTCGTTGCAATTCTCCGAAGGGTATCGGCGGCTGGAACTGCCCAATGGCAATATGTTTTGCCGAAAAAGAGGAAACGGTCGCCACAAAGTGTGCGCCGCGCGTTCTCGGATTGTTCGCAAATGATTGCCGCAGACATGTCTTTCGCGCAATCGACGAACTCCCATTCGCCGGTTTTCGTGGAATCTGATGCCCGGACATGCGAAGGCATTCCCAATAACGTTGCGAATTACGTGATCACATCGCCCCCGTATCCAAACAACTACGACTACGCCGATGCTGCCCGCCTGGAACTGTCGTTTCTGGGAGAAATCTCCGGCTGGGGAGATTTGCAGTCGAAGATCCGCACGCATCTGGTACGTTCGTGCTCTCAACATGTGCCGCAGTCAGCGGTACAACTTGAAGAGGTGTTATCCGCAGACGAGCTAACACCGGTACGTGACGAGTTGACGGCTGTCTGCAACCAGCTTTCGGAGATACGTGTCACCAAAGGTGGTAAGAAGACTTACCATTTGATGATTGCCTGCTACTTTTACGATCTTGCTCGGGTTTGGTTGTCCTTGCGTAGAGTTTGCCTTGATGGTGCGACCGTTTGCTTCGTAATCGGCGATTCGGCACCCTACGGAGTCTACGTGCCGGTAATCTCCTGGTTAAGCTCACTCGCGCAAGCGGCGGGCTTCGGTGACGCCCGGTTTGAAAAGACACGAGACAGAAATGTGAAGTGGAAAAATCGCAAGCACAGAGTTCCGCTTGTCGAAGGACGTCTTTGGCTTAAGGGTTGAGAATGGCGCGATCGCCAGCACACAAGTTTGGGCAAATCATAGGGGACGTTCTTGAACTTGCCGTCGTGCCGCTCCTCCAGAAGTTTGCATCCGAACATCAACTCTTCCTTGATCGGAAGGGACCAAGGAGCTGTCGCGACTCGATTAAATGCAGCTGGGTCGATCGCAACGGCAACTCGCACGATCTAGATTTCGTGCTCGAGCGAGGAGGGTCTGACAAACAATTTGGTGCGCCCGTCGCATTTATCGAGGTTGCCTGGCGTCGGTATACCAAACACTCTCGAAACAAAGCCCAGGAGATTCAAGGCGCGATTGAGCCCCTTGCAGACACGCATTTCGCGACCGCTCCGTTTAAGGGCGCTATACTCGCGGGCGACTTCACCAGTGGCGCTCTCACACAGTTGCGGTCGCTTGGATTCTCGGTTTTGTATTTCTCCTATGATTCGGTCGTCTCAGTTTTTCGTGAATTCGGCATTGATGCAGCCTTCGACGAGAGCACCGCTGACAGCGCGTTTCGAAGCAAGGTACGCGCCTATGCTTCACTGAAACCGCAGGAAAAATCGCGCCTCCCAGTACGGTTGCTCGCTGCGCACGACAACGACG
Above is a window of Pirellulales bacterium DNA encoding:
- a CDS encoding DUF1080 domain-containing protein, with the translated sequence MFLPRTIGAFLLLCALAGSAVAADNVLSDQEKADGWRLLFDGRTPWKTSTLAASNTPVQEGALNPHGSGGYMVIHDQPWENFRLALDFKLSKGCNSGIFIRTFPLEPRPGKDVGYNGLEVALDDTPTAGYTDTGAIYDLSKPTRNAMRPIGEWNHIEITCDKSVIDVVLNGEHVNHLDLERFAKPNLRPDGTPHKFDVAYKDHPRRGYIGLQDHGSNCWFKNIKLKELD
- a CDS encoding type II secretion system F family protein; translated protein: MAHFFSPRIGLRDMSQLSRRMAIALASGIEVRRVLEREVANTRKTLLKAKLTDVYHAVARGDTLAEGFARTGDYFPPLVQEIVQVGEHTGHVAEVFRRLADHYEERVRLQRSFLSSITWPCIELGLSLLIVGIMILVSGAIGARNGTKTDILGLGLVGEEGFVVYCLILGSIGGGLFFVYQAMRRGLAWTQPVQKVALSIPALGGPLRTIALANMAWTMELTMEAGVEIMRAMKLSLAATRNAFFTCHTDQVVRSIRAGNEVHEALTDTGAFPFEFLASVEVGERSGRLPEAMKSLAHEYHERARAAVQTLTTLAGWAVWGVVAMVIIAMIFRAFSSYINVLNEATKM
- a CDS encoding HD domain-containing protein translates to MGKDQLRQRIAWEAARLLYRRQESEFYRARLKAARSLSPEPVRPHEMPSRREIHEQVEAFARLSQLETGRTSPDIEYTLPGPVEDLFTPDRFIVYRALLLPLEKVMQKPQYHPEGDALYHSLQVFDLACDELPYDEEFLLAALLHDVGKGIDPQDHVAAALAELEGHITPRTAWLIEHHSEAAALRDGTLGARSRRRLEESESFDELMLLAQCDRAGRQVGVPTSDVEEALAYVRELAESCEG
- a CDS encoding isoprenylcysteine carboxylmethyltransferase family protein, producing MPLREEMESVGNWLFCWRSYLPLALIPILALGLWENRMTGFVPPLWWTLLCFAVSLAGLGVRILTIGFTPKGTSGRNTHGQRADELNTSGIYSTVRHPLYLGNYLMWLGVTMYSQLWWLVVIVSLIFWIYYERIMFAEEEFLRRKFGEAYVKWAANTPAFLPRWKNWQAASLSFSLRNVLKREYSGMMGVILTFAALGLSEHLVVEGRVALDPTWQVICLVGVVLYFVLRTIKQQTRLLEVEGR